Proteins encoded by one window of Sorangium aterium:
- a CDS encoding ABC transporter permease, whose product MSTTRARRASTPRPGRASAVGSALARLLRRLGWAAIVIAGVTAVSFGIAYLLPGDAARMLVGPQASAADLERARAIHGLDRPVPVQFARFVRRLVHLGPARGGDGSGAGPDAGARADPEHRSCAAGPLGLHVDLGYSFHYRKPVVDLLEAKVPRSVELALAALLVQLLLGLSLGIVAAARRGTAWEDTALGATLLGASAPTFVLGPALQYVLAYKLRLLPYDGYGATAADHLRSLVLPALTLGVFGSALYARIVREELRTLLRQDFIRTARAKGASRLRALVVHALRNALLPLATLAALDLGALAGGAIVTEKLFRWPGVGSMAVEALQNRDGPLIVGTVLFSAATIVLATVALDLAALALDPRLRSRSR is encoded by the coding sequence ATGAGCACCACGCGCGCGCGCCGTGCCTCCACGCCCCGCCCGGGCCGCGCCTCCGCGGTGGGCTCCGCGCTCGCGCGCCTGCTCCGGCGCCTCGGCTGGGCCGCGATCGTCATCGCCGGGGTCACCGCCGTCTCGTTCGGGATAGCGTACCTCCTGCCGGGAGACGCCGCGCGGATGCTCGTCGGGCCGCAGGCCTCGGCGGCGGACCTCGAGCGCGCGCGGGCCATCCACGGGCTGGATCGCCCGGTCCCCGTGCAGTTCGCGCGGTTCGTACGGCGGCTCGTCCACCTAGGCCCCGCGCGGGGCGGCGACGGCAGCGGCGCTGGCCCCGACGCGGGCGCGCGCGCCGATCCGGAGCACCGCAGCTGCGCGGCGGGTCCGCTCGGCCTGCACGTCGACCTCGGGTACAGCTTCCACTACCGCAAGCCGGTCGTGGATCTGCTCGAGGCGAAGGTGCCGCGATCCGTCGAGCTCGCGCTGGCCGCCCTGCTGGTGCAGCTCCTGCTCGGCCTCTCGCTCGGGATCGTCGCGGCGGCCCGCCGCGGGACGGCCTGGGAGGACACGGCGCTCGGCGCCACGCTGCTCGGCGCCAGCGCGCCGACCTTCGTGCTGGGCCCCGCCCTCCAGTACGTGCTCGCCTACAAGCTCCGGCTCTTGCCCTACGACGGGTACGGCGCCACGGCGGCCGATCACCTGCGCTCCCTCGTCCTGCCGGCGCTGACCCTCGGCGTGTTCGGCAGCGCCCTCTACGCGCGCATCGTCCGCGAGGAGCTCCGGACGCTGCTCCGCCAGGACTTCATCCGCACCGCGCGGGCCAAGGGCGCCTCTCGCCTGCGCGCGCTCGTCGTCCATGCGCTGCGCAACGCGCTCTTGCCGCTCGCCACGCTCGCCGCGCTCGATCTCGGGGCGCTGGCGGGCGGCGCGATCGTCACGGAGAAGCTCTTCCGCTGGCCCGGCGTCGGGAGCATGGCGGTCGAGGCGCTCCAGAACCGGGACGGCCCGCTGATCGTGGGGACGGTGCTCTTCTCCGCGGCCACGATCGTGCTCGCCACCGTCGCGCTCGATCTCGCGGCCCTGGCGCTCGATCCCCGGCTCAGGTCGCGGTCGCGCTGA
- a CDS encoding response regulator, with product MAKQQLLLVDADPRSVRVLEVSLKKAGYSVTTAKDGADALAKLEVSTPDLVLSDTRLPNVDGYALVRKMKEHADWASIPVVFLTSQRSIEDKIRGLELGVEDYLTKPIFVRELIARVTLLLARRTREGITTRHFSTTGRTRFSGSILDMNVVDLLQTFEVSRKSGIVHLSHADNEAQVYFREGKVVDATLGRLCGEEAVYRALLWNEGTFEVEFCKVDNPDGIETSTQGLLMEGMRRVDEWGRLLEALPSLATVFEVDSEELLERLNEIPDELNGILRLFDGKRTLMQVVDASPFEDLSTLSTISKLYFEGLLVPAAALPPDDVVPSEPETAFHDEFSPLSSPSSARRSNYPDGSPGNAGSDDLEDAAVVPAPLSTRVSPAVLPRSRPGHELHSPAGDPDAEAPGRPVTTRSAVHGPGAVGRAASASAAVARSAPEGARAPSEPPRSAVSAATARSGAAGGRAPSEPPRSTVSAAAARAGATAGRAPSEPPRNAVARPGAAGGRAPSEPPQNAVVRPGAAGGRAPSEPPRNAVAHPGAAGGRAPSEPPRNAASGAEAARVTRSRAEIDLEKDTTLASSDEAPLTRPLVTPRSFAQKQRSTRSDRPVAAAAPAEQRVRSMPPAAPAAAPEAPAAAQPEPAAPTALASAPSAPAAATGVAPPAGEERAAAASTSPTLRPRPPSDAPPPVAVPRGAERAQAPPPVEAKAAEARPIAVPPPLPNAAPAGAAPAASLAAAQDDAPPGDPGPISESERFFLGSGAVAPEGMAAQDHRSGEDADTTAGAVEATLFGPHHEERRARIARIAAGLVTALALGAAGVWLVGQTGRPVPAAPVHAPSPEEVLVGQRSAAATAAAPAAPEPEGEPAAASAAGLSTTTPADIPAGQPAAPASASARAKPIAPVGAPSEHAPAAHAAPPSAAATASQAAAPAREPERTAAPPASASAAPAPAAPDEEGGPLSARVMRALESGQTGRAVQLAQQLTAASPGSAAAWHLRGAAEQAAGRGGRASFRKCAELSSPESSLGAECRALAGMQ from the coding sequence GTGGCCAAGCAACAGCTCCTCCTGGTCGACGCGGATCCGCGCAGCGTTCGGGTCCTCGAGGTCAGCCTGAAAAAGGCCGGTTACAGCGTGACCACCGCGAAGGACGGAGCGGACGCTCTCGCGAAGCTCGAGGTCTCCACGCCGGACCTCGTCCTCAGCGACACGCGCCTCCCCAACGTGGACGGATATGCCCTCGTCCGCAAGATGAAGGAGCACGCCGACTGGGCCTCGATCCCTGTCGTCTTCCTCACGAGCCAGCGGTCCATCGAGGACAAGATCCGCGGGCTGGAGCTCGGCGTCGAGGACTACCTCACCAAGCCGATCTTCGTGCGCGAGCTCATCGCGCGCGTGACGCTGCTCCTCGCGCGGCGGACGCGCGAGGGGATCACGACGCGCCACTTCTCGACGACGGGGCGGACGAGGTTCTCCGGGTCGATCCTCGACATGAACGTCGTGGATCTGCTGCAGACGTTCGAGGTGAGCCGGAAGAGCGGGATCGTCCACCTGTCGCACGCGGACAACGAGGCGCAGGTCTATTTCCGCGAGGGCAAGGTCGTCGACGCGACGCTCGGCCGGCTCTGCGGCGAGGAGGCCGTCTACCGCGCGCTGCTGTGGAACGAGGGGACGTTCGAGGTCGAGTTCTGCAAGGTCGACAACCCCGACGGGATCGAGACGTCGACGCAGGGCCTCCTCATGGAGGGGATGCGCCGCGTCGACGAGTGGGGCCGCCTCCTCGAGGCGCTGCCGTCGCTCGCGACCGTCTTCGAGGTCGACAGCGAAGAGCTCCTGGAGCGGCTGAACGAGATCCCCGACGAGTTGAACGGGATCCTGCGCCTGTTCGACGGCAAGCGCACGCTGATGCAGGTGGTCGACGCGTCCCCGTTCGAGGATCTCTCGACGCTCTCGACCATCTCGAAGCTCTATTTCGAGGGGCTGCTGGTGCCCGCGGCGGCGCTCCCGCCCGACGACGTGGTGCCGAGCGAGCCGGAGACGGCGTTCCACGACGAGTTCTCGCCGCTCTCGTCGCCGTCGAGCGCGCGGCGCTCCAACTACCCCGACGGGAGCCCGGGGAACGCCGGCTCGGACGACCTCGAGGACGCCGCCGTGGTCCCGGCGCCGCTCTCGACCCGGGTCTCCCCCGCGGTGCTCCCGCGCTCCCGGCCCGGTCACGAGCTGCACTCGCCGGCGGGGGACCCGGACGCGGAGGCCCCCGGGCGCCCCGTGACGACCCGCAGCGCGGTGCACGGGCCAGGGGCGGTCGGCCGAGCGGCCAGCGCGAGCGCCGCCGTGGCGCGGTCCGCGCCGGAGGGGGCGCGTGCGCCGTCGGAGCCGCCGCGGAGCGCCGTGTCGGCCGCGACGGCGCGCTCCGGCGCGGCGGGTGGCCGCGCGCCGTCGGAGCCGCCGCGGAGCACCGTGTCGGCCGCGGCGGCGCGCGCCGGTGCGACAGCGGGCCGCGCGCCGTCGGAGCCGCCGCGGAACGCCGTGGCGCGCCCCGGCGCGGCGGGTGGCCGCGCGCCGTCGGAGCCGCCGCAGAACGCTGTGGTGCGTCCCGGTGCGGCGGGTGGCCGAGCGCCGTCGGAGCCGCCGCGGAACGCCGTGGCGCACCCCGGTGCGGCGGGTGGCCGAGCGCCGTCGGAGCCGCCGCGGAACGCCGCATCGGGTGCCGAGGCCGCGCGGGTTACGCGGTCGCGCGCGGAGATCGATCTCGAGAAGGACACCACGCTCGCGAGCAGCGATGAGGCCCCGCTCACGCGACCGCTCGTGACGCCGCGCAGCTTCGCGCAGAAGCAGCGCTCCACGAGGAGCGACAGGCCCGTTGCCGCGGCCGCTCCCGCCGAGCAGCGCGTTCGCTCTATGCCCCCCGCGGCGCCTGCAGCGGCGCCCGAGGCGCCTGCAGCGGCGCAGCCCGAGCCCGCGGCGCCGACTGCGCTTGCGTCGGCGCCGTCCGCGCCAGCGGCGGCGACAGGCGTTGCGCCGCCCGCCGGCGAGGAGCGCGCCGCGGCGGCCTCGACGAGCCCCACGCTGCGCCCCCGCCCGCCGAGCGATGCGCCGCCGCCCGTCGCCGTCCCGCGCGGGGCGGAGCGGGCGCAGGCGCCGCCGCCCGTCGAAGCGAAAGCCGCGGAGGCGCGCCCGATCGCAGTGCCTCCGCCGCTGCCGAACGCCGCGCCGGCCGGCGCCGCCCCGGCGGCGAGCCTCGCGGCGGCGCAGGACGACGCGCCCCCGGGCGATCCCGGGCCGATCAGCGAGAGCGAGCGCTTCTTCCTCGGCAGCGGGGCCGTCGCGCCGGAGGGGATGGCGGCGCAGGACCATCGCTCGGGCGAGGACGCCGATACGACCGCCGGCGCCGTCGAGGCCACGCTCTTCGGGCCCCACCACGAAGAGCGCCGGGCCCGCATCGCGCGGATCGCCGCCGGCCTGGTCACGGCGCTCGCGCTCGGGGCCGCCGGCGTGTGGCTGGTCGGCCAGACGGGGCGCCCCGTGCCAGCGGCGCCGGTCCATGCGCCCTCGCCCGAGGAGGTGCTGGTCGGGCAGCGCTCCGCGGCCGCGACCGCGGCGGCTCCGGCCGCGCCGGAGCCGGAGGGAGAGCCGGCCGCCGCTTCGGCGGCGGGGCTCTCCACGACGACCCCTGCCGACATTCCGGCGGGCCAGCCGGCCGCGCCAGCCTCGGCGAGCGCACGGGCGAAACCCATCGCGCCGGTCGGAGCGCCTTCCGAGCACGCGCCGGCCGCCCACGCGGCGCCGCCGAGCGCGGCGGCGACCGCGAGCCAGGCCGCCGCACCGGCGCGGGAGCCGGAGCGCACGGCTGCCCCGCCCGCGTCCGCGTCGGCCGCGCCCGCGCCAGCCGCGCCGGACGAGGAAGGCGGGCCGCTCTCGGCGCGCGTGATGCGCGCCCTGGAGTCGGGGCAGACCGGCAGGGCGGTGCAGCTCGCGCAGCAGCTCACGGCCGCCTCCCCGGGGAGCGCCGCGGCGTGGCACCTGCGCGGCGCTGCAGAGCAGGCAGCCGGGCGCGGTGGGCGGGCCTCGTTCCGCAAGTGCGCCGAGCTCTCCTCGCCCGAGTCCTCGCTCGGCGCCGAGTGCCGCGCGCTCGCCGGCATGCAGTGA
- a CDS encoding serine/threonine protein kinase, whose product MAGDAQPEMTAGESEAAELFHREDIPRLHGDEPFAEAPARSDVPPARSDLPPARSDVPPARSDAPLRSDVPPRSEVPFRSDVPPRGDVPPRSDAPFRSEVPFRSDVPPRGDVPPRSDVPFRSDAAFRSDVPPRSDAAFRSDVPPRADTLRAPVDARPAIPPLPARFDGPARRGRAKQTPRARRCPTCKQTFSGDSRFCPFDGDPLADAPDWNPSADPMLGRTIDGRYEVQAVVGEGGMGTVYEVRHKSLGRLFALKVLRHDIAQDAELVARFIQEAKAAAAIGHPNIVAVSDFGAIEVETGQAELPFFVMEFLSGTSLASLLRTEKTLPADRVGQIMLQCAAALGAAHAAGVIHRDLKPDNVYLVRNGDQEFVKLLDFGVAKVTGGKRLTRIGMVFGTPHYMSPEQAEGKRIDARADIYALGVLMYECFAGRVPFEADTYMGVLTKHMYMSPEPLEQVMPDATTLGAFGPIVMRCLAKNPEERFSSMADLVEAIELALDPPGRGVSVAPPGELPRHESIRPRAHESIRPRAHESIRPRAHEEMLAPVQAPAEPSEPLSMAARVAIALAAVLVPIVIALGVRALRASAPEAAAEEPPEAASAGAPGALPAETAPARAIDEPPAVATAAATAAPAPLAQEPPRTQGTAVPIPAKPTAATGRPAATTAPTASMVRPQATGDIVDPWKR is encoded by the coding sequence ATGGCCGGGGATGCTCAGCCCGAGATGACCGCCGGCGAGTCCGAGGCTGCCGAGCTGTTCCATCGGGAAGACATCCCGCGGCTGCACGGAGACGAGCCATTTGCCGAGGCTCCGGCGCGCAGCGATGTGCCGCCAGCCCGAAGCGATTTGCCTCCGGCGCGCAGCGATGTGCCGCCAGCCCGAAGCGACGCGCCGCTGCGCAGCGATGTGCCGCCCCGCAGCGAGGTGCCGTTCCGCAGCGATGTGCCGCCGCGCGGCGACGTGCCGCCGCGCAGCGATGCGCCGTTCCGCAGCGAGGTGCCGTTCCGCAGCGATGTGCCGCCGCGCGGCGACGTGCCGCCGCGCAGCGATGTGCCGTTCCGCAGCGATGCGGCGTTCCGCAGCGACGTGCCGCCGCGCAGCGATGCGGCGTTCCGCAGCGACGTGCCGCCGCGCGCGGATACGCTGCGAGCGCCCGTCGACGCGCGCCCGGCGATCCCGCCGCTGCCGGCGCGCTTCGACGGGCCGGCGCGCCGGGGGAGGGCGAAGCAGACCCCGCGCGCGCGGCGCTGCCCGACCTGCAAGCAGACCTTCTCCGGCGATTCCCGCTTCTGCCCGTTCGACGGCGACCCGCTCGCCGACGCGCCCGACTGGAACCCGTCGGCCGATCCGATGCTCGGGCGCACCATCGACGGCCGCTACGAGGTGCAGGCGGTCGTGGGTGAAGGGGGGATGGGGACGGTGTACGAGGTGCGCCACAAGTCGCTCGGCCGCCTCTTCGCCCTCAAGGTGCTCCGGCACGACATCGCGCAGGACGCCGAGCTCGTCGCCCGCTTCATCCAGGAGGCCAAGGCGGCCGCGGCGATCGGCCACCCCAACATCGTCGCCGTGAGCGACTTCGGCGCGATCGAGGTCGAGACGGGGCAGGCAGAGCTGCCGTTCTTCGTCATGGAGTTCCTCTCCGGGACCTCCCTCGCGTCGCTGCTGCGCACCGAGAAGACGCTGCCGGCCGACAGGGTCGGGCAGATCATGCTCCAGTGCGCCGCGGCGCTCGGGGCTGCGCACGCCGCGGGCGTCATCCACCGCGACCTGAAGCCCGACAACGTGTACCTCGTCCGCAACGGCGATCAGGAGTTCGTCAAGCTGCTCGATTTCGGCGTGGCGAAGGTGACCGGCGGCAAGCGGCTCACGCGCATCGGCATGGTGTTCGGGACGCCGCACTACATGAGCCCGGAGCAGGCGGAGGGGAAGCGCATCGACGCCCGCGCCGACATCTATGCGCTCGGGGTCCTCATGTACGAGTGCTTCGCGGGGCGCGTCCCCTTCGAGGCGGACACGTACATGGGCGTGCTGACCAAGCACATGTACATGTCGCCCGAGCCGCTCGAGCAGGTGATGCCCGACGCCACCACGCTCGGCGCGTTCGGCCCGATCGTCATGCGCTGCCTCGCCAAGAACCCCGAGGAGCGCTTCTCCTCGATGGCCGACCTCGTCGAGGCCATCGAGCTCGCCCTCGATCCGCCGGGCCGCGGGGTCTCCGTCGCGCCCCCGGGCGAGCTGCCTCGCCACGAGTCGATCCGGCCGCGCGCGCACGAGTCGATCCGGCCGCGAGCGCACGAGTCGATACGGCCGCGCGCGCACGAGGAGATGCTCGCCCCGGTCCAGGCGCCCGCGGAGCCGTCCGAGCCGCTCTCGATGGCCGCGCGCGTGGCGATCGCGCTCGCGGCGGTCCTCGTGCCCATCGTCATCGCCCTCGGCGTCCGCGCCTTGCGCGCCTCGGCGCCCGAGGCGGCGGCCGAGGAGCCGCCCGAGGCTGCCTCCGCCGGCGCTCCCGGCGCCCTCCCGGCGGAGACAGCGCCTGCCAGGGCGATCGACGAGCCGCCCGCGGTCGCGACCGCGGCCGCGACGGCTGCGCCCGCGCCGCTCGCGCAGGAGCCGCCCCGCACCCAGGGCACAGCCGTCCCGATCCCGGCGAAGCCGACCGCGGCGACGGGCCGTCCGGCGGCGACCACGGCGCCCACGGCCTCCATGGTAAGGCCGCAAGCAACCGGCGATATCGTCGATCCCTGGAAGCGCTGA
- a CDS encoding SPFH domain-containing protein, whose translation MGIFDFVKSGVREMMIARPDAAKHLIVYKHPDQNVPFWSQLTVDSDECALFFKDGRYMGYLPTGRHTLQTQNIPFLNNLVNKFTGGDVFIAEIFFVKTQPVRGVPFGGPLESMEDPVLFEFVTPRIFGEFSLVVVDPVRFVVGYHGQCGGSGDNDVVLSWIKGKFFMSVKTVIGQVCAQQQKSLLNLGGMSLELGARIVQSAPNLEEIGCKILEIGNFNINFSAEEQKLLREANKARGDARRGVGVAQDTARAKQFELDQRFQQDARYVQQLAGNWQNYAAGQAMMGAGQGMAQGGDGSGVAGLGAQVAIGAGLAQAMNPALAAQGQPQFVPPHMQQPGAPQGYPGAPQGYPGAPQGYPGAPQGYPGAPQAAPAAAPSIEQRLERLGELKSKGLITDEEFQARKAKILEEI comes from the coding sequence ATGGGGATTTTCGATTTCGTGAAGAGCGGCGTCCGCGAGATGATGATCGCGCGCCCGGACGCGGCGAAGCATCTCATCGTCTACAAGCACCCGGATCAGAACGTCCCCTTCTGGTCGCAGCTGACGGTCGACAGCGATGAGTGTGCCCTCTTCTTCAAGGACGGCAGGTACATGGGTTACCTGCCCACAGGGCGCCACACCCTCCAGACCCAGAACATCCCGTTCCTGAACAACCTCGTCAACAAGTTCACGGGCGGGGACGTCTTCATCGCCGAGATCTTCTTCGTCAAGACGCAGCCGGTCCGCGGCGTGCCGTTCGGCGGGCCGCTGGAGTCGATGGAGGACCCCGTCCTCTTCGAGTTCGTGACGCCGCGCATCTTCGGTGAGTTCTCGCTGGTCGTGGTCGATCCGGTGCGGTTCGTCGTCGGGTACCACGGGCAGTGCGGCGGCAGCGGCGACAACGATGTCGTCCTGAGCTGGATCAAGGGCAAGTTCTTCATGAGCGTGAAGACCGTGATCGGCCAGGTCTGCGCGCAGCAGCAGAAGAGCCTGCTCAACCTCGGCGGCATGAGCCTGGAGCTCGGCGCCCGCATCGTGCAGTCCGCGCCGAACCTCGAGGAGATCGGCTGCAAGATCCTCGAGATCGGCAACTTCAACATCAACTTCTCGGCCGAAGAGCAGAAGCTCCTCCGCGAGGCGAACAAGGCGCGCGGCGATGCGCGCCGCGGCGTCGGCGTCGCGCAGGACACCGCCCGCGCGAAGCAGTTCGAGCTCGACCAGCGGTTCCAGCAGGACGCTCGGTACGTGCAGCAGCTGGCGGGCAACTGGCAGAACTACGCCGCCGGCCAGGCCATGATGGGCGCCGGCCAGGGCATGGCGCAGGGCGGCGACGGCAGCGGCGTCGCCGGGCTGGGCGCCCAGGTGGCGATCGGCGCCGGCCTGGCGCAGGCGATGAACCCCGCGCTCGCGGCGCAGGGCCAGCCTCAGTTCGTGCCGCCGCACATGCAGCAGCCGGGTGCGCCGCAGGGTTACCCGGGCGCGCCGCAGGGCTATCCGGGCGCGCCGCAGGGCTATCCGGGCGCGCCGCAGGGCTATCCGGGCGCGCCGCAGGCTGCCCCCGCCGCAGCGCCGTCGATCGAGCAGCGCCTGGAGCGCCTCGGGGAGCTCAAGAGCAAGGGCCTCATCACCGACGAGGAGTTCCAGGCCCGCAAGGCGAAGATTCTGGAAGAGATCTGA
- the nikR gene encoding nickel-responsive transcriptional regulator NikR encodes MSDLVRFGVAMDRALLADFDRRITAQGYENRSEALRDLVRADLTRAALDEGAEVAATLTLVYEPEVRELVLRISELEERRAGLVVSSLLVRLDADRLLQVMVLKGRGQELSELAGQLAGAKGVLSCALTPAAALPGAARR; translated from the coding sequence ATGAGCGACCTGGTCCGCTTCGGCGTGGCGATGGATCGCGCGCTGCTGGCCGACTTCGATCGGCGCATCACCGCGCAGGGCTACGAGAACCGCTCGGAGGCGCTGCGGGATCTGGTCCGCGCCGACCTGACGCGCGCCGCCCTGGACGAGGGGGCCGAGGTGGCGGCCACGCTGACGCTCGTCTACGAGCCCGAGGTGCGCGAGCTCGTGCTGCGGATCTCCGAGCTGGAGGAGCGGCGCGCGGGTCTGGTGGTCTCCAGCCTGCTGGTCCGCCTCGACGCGGACCGGCTGCTCCAGGTGATGGTGCTGAAGGGCCGCGGGCAGGAGCTGTCCGAGCTCGCCGGGCAGCTCGCCGGGGCCAAGGGGGTGCTGTCCTGCGCGCTCACGCCGGCCGCGGCGCTGCCGGGGGCGGCGCGCCGGTAA